One region of Mycobacterium riyadhense genomic DNA includes:
- the ltrA gene encoding group II intron reverse transcriptase/maturase — translation MNTSEPLLGLLHARQRVLEIQTKLHRWANDDPDRRFDDLFNLVADPSFLLMAWERVEGNKGARSAGVDGKTADSVRECIGVERLLVELRDQLRSRSFRPRPVRERMIPKPGSRKRRRLGIPTVADRVVQASLKLVLEPIFEADFQPCSYGFRPNRRAHDAVAETRFLASKSYEWVLEGDIAACFDEISHSALMDRVRSRVGDKRVLALVKAFLKAGILTEIGTVHESVTGTPQGGILSPLLANVALSVLDEHFAESPGGPRSTTKQRWTRRQKGLPNYRLYRYADDFVILVAGTRSQTEALLPEVAAVLSTVGLRLSVDKTLITHIDEGFDFLGWRIQRHQKRGTNRYFVYNYPAKKALRSIKAKCKTICRMNVSLPLAVLLHRLNSVLRGWTAYFRAGVSARAFQYLRMIVWRQVFGWLRRKHPNSGWKNLRRRYCDGGWWPRDGEVVLFNPDSVVTTRYRPRGSTIPSPWPLAS, via the coding sequence GTGAATACGAGTGAACCACTGCTGGGCTTATTGCACGCTCGGCAGCGGGTACTGGAGATCCAGACCAAGCTGCACCGTTGGGCGAACGACGATCCTGATCGTCGCTTCGATGATTTGTTTAACCTCGTCGCCGATCCCAGCTTTCTGTTGATGGCATGGGAGCGGGTGGAGGGCAACAAGGGCGCGCGCTCGGCCGGAGTCGACGGCAAGACCGCCGACTCCGTTCGGGAATGCATCGGCGTGGAGAGACTCCTCGTCGAGCTGCGGGATCAGTTGCGGTCCCGCAGTTTTCGCCCGCGGCCGGTCAGGGAACGGATGATCCCCAAACCGGGGTCGCGTAAGCGGCGTCGGTTGGGTATTCCGACCGTGGCCGACCGGGTGGTGCAGGCGTCCTTGAAGCTGGTGCTGGAGCCGATCTTTGAGGCGGATTTTCAGCCGTGCTCATACGGTTTCAGGCCCAACCGGCGTGCGCACGACGCCGTGGCTGAAACACGTTTTCTGGCATCCAAGAGCTACGAGTGGGTGTTGGAGGGCGATATCGCGGCCTGTTTCGACGAAATTTCGCATTCGGCCTTAATGGATCGGGTGCGGTCACGAGTCGGAGATAAGCGTGTGCTCGCGCTGGTGAAGGCGTTCCTGAAGGCGGGCATTCTCACCGAGATTGGCACCGTTCATGAGAGCGTCACCGGCACCCCACAAGGTGGGATCCTTTCGCCGCTGCTGGCCAATGTGGCGCTGTCGGTCCTCGACGAGCATTTCGCCGAGTCACCCGGCGGACCACGATCGACCACCAAGCAGCGGTGGACTCGCCGCCAGAAAGGTCTGCCCAACTATCGGCTTTACCGGTACGCGGACGACTTCGTGATTCTGGTGGCCGGGACACGGTCGCAGACTGAGGCGCTGCTTCCCGAAGTAGCGGCTGTCTTGTCCACTGTCGGCCTGCGGTTGTCGGTGGACAAGACGTTGATCACCCACATCGACGAGGGCTTCGACTTTCTCGGTTGGCGCATCCAGCGTCACCAGAAACGGGGCACCAACCGGTATTTCGTCTACAACTATCCGGCCAAGAAGGCCCTGCGGTCGATCAAGGCCAAGTGCAAGACGATCTGCCGGATGAATGTCAGCCTGCCACTGGCGGTCCTCCTGCACCGGCTCAATTCGGTGTTGCGGGGCTGGACCGCCTACTTCCGCGCCGGGGTGTCGGCCCGGGCCTTTCAGTACCTGCGCATGATCGTGTGGCGTCAGGTGTTTGGCTGGCTCCGGCGCAAGCACCCGAATTCGGGGTGGAAGAACCTGCGCCGCCGCTACTGCGACGGTGGCTGGTGGCCACGTGACGGAGAGGTCGTGTTGTTTAATCCCGATTCGGTAGTCACCACGCGTTACCGTCCCAGGGGCTCAACGATCCCTTCACCGTGGCCGTTGGCAAGCTGA
- a CDS encoding IS110 family transposase, producing the protein MYLMDEAGARLAATRLPEGLTGIGQFHELLAEHADDPGEVIIGIETDRGVWVGALVAAGYQVYAVNPRSVARYRDRHGVSGAKSDAADAKLLADLVRTDRHNHRPLSADSSQGDAIQVLARAHQGLIWTRARQSATLRANLLQYYPAALEALPSLGDRDRDRDALAVLGRAPTPTQGARLSLSKIGSALKAGGRQRNIDERARQIQAALRTEQLAAPEAVTQACGAITSATVNVLIELTDQISQLETTLAEHCEKHPDADIYRSLPGLGVILSARVLGEFGDAPNRYTTAKSRKNYAGTSPLTVASGRQKLVRARYVRNDRLYDAIDRWAFAALQCSPGVRAYYDQHRAAGDTHHQALRALGNRLVGILHGCLRHQTLYNEDTAWAHRQLTAA; encoded by the coding sequence GTGTATCTGATGGACGAGGCTGGCGCACGTTTGGCCGCAACGCGATTACCTGAGGGGTTGACCGGGATCGGGCAGTTCCACGAGTTGCTCGCCGAGCATGCCGACGATCCCGGCGAGGTGATCATCGGGATCGAGACCGACCGCGGCGTGTGGGTGGGTGCGCTGGTCGCGGCCGGTTATCAGGTGTACGCGGTCAATCCGAGGTCGGTGGCCCGGTACCGGGACCGCCATGGGGTTTCGGGCGCGAAATCCGACGCCGCTGATGCGAAGTTACTGGCCGATCTGGTCCGCACCGACCGCCACAACCACCGCCCACTCAGCGCCGATAGTTCGCAGGGCGACGCGATCCAGGTGCTGGCCCGTGCCCATCAGGGCCTGATCTGGACGCGGGCGCGCCAGTCGGCCACACTGCGCGCCAACTTGTTGCAGTACTATCCGGCGGCCCTAGAAGCGTTGCCCAGTCTGGGCGACCGGGATCGCGACCGCGACGCGCTGGCAGTGCTGGGCCGAGCTCCCACCCCCACACAAGGTGCCCGGTTGAGTCTTAGCAAAATCGGATCGGCGCTTAAAGCCGGTGGGCGCCAACGCAACATCGACGAACGCGCTCGCCAGATCCAAGCGGCCCTGCGCACCGAGCAACTGGCCGCCCCCGAGGCCGTCACACAGGCCTGCGGCGCCATCACCAGCGCCACGGTCAACGTGCTGATCGAACTCACCGATCAGATCAGCCAGTTGGAAACCACGCTGGCTGAGCATTGTGAAAAGCACCCGGACGCCGACATCTACCGCTCCCTGCCAGGACTTGGTGTCATCCTCAGCGCCCGGGTGCTCGGTGAGTTCGGGGACGCCCCGAACCGCTACACCACCGCCAAGTCTCGCAAAAACTACGCCGGCACATCACCGTTGACCGTCGCGTCGGGAAGACAAAAACTGGTGCGGGCCCGCTACGTCCGCAACGACCGCCTCTACGACGCCATCGACCGCTGGGCGTTCGCCGCCCTGCAATGCAGTCCCGGTGTGCGCGCCTACTACGACCAACACCGCGCCGCCGGCGACACCCACCACCAAGCCCTACGGGCCTTGGGTAACCGCCTCGTGGGCATCCTGCATGGTTGTCTACGTCACCAAACCCTCTACAACGAAGACACCGCCTGGGCCCACCGACAACTCACCGCCGCTTGA
- a CDS encoding PE family protein, producing the protein MTLRVVPEGLAAASAAVEALTARLAAMHAAVAPVVTAVVPPAADPVSLKTAVGFSAVGVEHAAVAEEGVEELGRSGAAVGVSGISYAAGDAAAAALYLGSGGWA; encoded by the coding sequence ATGACGTTGCGGGTGGTTCCGGAAGGTTTGGCGGCGGCCAGTGCAGCGGTGGAAGCGTTGACGGCCCGGTTGGCGGCTATGCATGCTGCGGTGGCGCCTGTGGTTACGGCGGTGGTGCCGCCGGCGGCTGATCCGGTGTCGCTGAAGACCGCGGTCGGGTTTAGCGCCGTAGGTGTTGAGCATGCGGCGGTCGCGGAAGAAGGGGTCGAAGAGCTCGGCCGCTCGGGGGCCGCTGTGGGTGTGTCCGGCATTAGTTACGCTGCTGGTGACGCCGCGGCGGCGGCGTTGTATTTGGGCTCGGGTGGATGGGCATGA